One genomic segment of Pedobacter endophyticus includes these proteins:
- a CDS encoding rhomboid family intramembrane serine protease translates to MEYFNIAPVASLIFVFTVITSLYAFYDNTLYGKFMLHPYSVSRGHKVWTVITNGFIHADWMHLIFNMFTFVAFAFTLERLMGSWQFGLLYFLTLILSDLPTVFRYKHNFNYNSLGASGAVSAVLFSYILFNPLAKLLIFPIPFGIPALVFGPLYLIYCAYASRNARDGINHDAHFYGALTGLIFTILFVPGILQNFITILFR, encoded by the coding sequence ATGGAATATTTCAATATAGCGCCCGTCGCCTCACTAATTTTTGTTTTTACCGTAATTACGAGCTTATATGCCTTTTACGATAATACACTTTACGGCAAGTTTATGTTGCATCCGTACAGTGTTTCGCGTGGCCATAAGGTTTGGACGGTGATTACAAATGGTTTTATTCATGCCGATTGGATGCACCTCATTTTCAATATGTTTACTTTCGTAGCCTTTGCCTTTACATTGGAAAGGCTAATGGGAAGCTGGCAGTTCGGCCTGTTATACTTTTTAACGTTGATATTGAGCGATTTACCAACCGTTTTTAGATACAAACATAATTTTAACTATAACAGTTTGGGTGCATCTGGCGCAGTTAGTGCCGTGCTGTTTAGTTATATCCTTTTTAACCCTTTGGCTAAGCTGCTCATTTTTCCTATCCCGTTCGGAATTCCTGCGCTCGTTTTTGGTCCGCTTTATCTTATTTACTGTGCTTATGCTTCGCGAAATGCCAGAGACGGAATTAACCACGATGCCCATTTTTATGGCGCTTTAACCGGGCTAATTTTTACCATTCTTTTTGTGCCAGGCATTTTGCAAAACTTTATAACGATTTTATTCAGGTAA